In a single window of the Priestia filamentosa genome:
- a CDS encoding cation diffusion facilitator family transporter, whose product MDIVSAERGAWVSIYTYLILSTLKLFIGNIANSEALSADGLNNFTDIIASVAVLIGLKISKKPRDKNHPYGHSRAENISSLLASFIMMVIGFQVLYEAVQSLWHQEATTPSLLAALVGAGAAIVMFCVFLYNKRLADKLQSGALKAVAKDNLSDALVSVGAVVGIIGAYFGLSWLDPLAALVVGLIICKTAFEIFKETSLLLTDGFDEDKMGEYKEAVKAITGVNDVKDLRARMHGNDVVLDVTVTVNPELSVVRSHEIADEIEEELETKHQISMIHVHIEPDH is encoded by the coding sequence GTGGATATAGTGAGCGCGGAGCGTGGCGCATGGGTTAGTATTTATACTTATCTTATCCTTTCAACGCTTAAACTGTTTATTGGGAACATAGCGAACTCAGAAGCTTTAAGTGCAGATGGATTAAATAACTTTACAGATATTATCGCCTCAGTAGCTGTTTTAATCGGTTTGAAAATTTCAAAGAAACCTCGAGATAAAAACCACCCGTACGGACATTCAAGAGCTGAAAACATTTCTTCTTTACTTGCCTCGTTTATTATGATGGTTATTGGATTCCAAGTTTTATATGAAGCGGTTCAATCTCTTTGGCATCAGGAAGCAACAACTCCAAGTCTTTTGGCCGCTTTAGTAGGAGCAGGAGCAGCCATTGTAATGTTCTGTGTTTTTCTTTACAACAAGCGCCTTGCTGATAAATTGCAAAGTGGAGCATTAAAAGCTGTTGCAAAAGACAATCTTTCAGATGCTCTCGTAAGCGTTGGGGCTGTTGTAGGAATCATTGGAGCATATTTTGGTCTTTCGTGGTTAGATCCACTTGCAGCTCTAGTTGTTGGGCTTATCATTTGTAAAACGGCTTTTGAAATTTTTAAAGAAACGTCGCTTTTATTAACAGATGGATTTGATGAAGACAAAATGGGTGAATATAAGGAAGCCGTCAAGGCTATTACAGGAGTAAATGATGTTAAAGATTTAAGAGCGCGCATGCATGGTAATGATGTTGTGCTTGATGTTACAGTGACCGTTAATCCAGAGCTTAGCGTTGTACGCAGTCATGAGATTGCAGATGAGATTGAAGAAGAGCTCGAAACTAAACATCAGATTTCGATGATTCATGTTCATATCGAACCAGATCATTAA
- a CDS encoding YybH family protein: MEEHELKAVIREYDKAIQNEELDTLMNYYTDDAVLVVKQGMIAKGKEEIKKAFIAIAKYFNNSIVPTQGEMVILEAGDTALVLSQTFLDANKEDSKYPMERRATYVFRKNAEGRWLCAIDNSYGTDLIPSEE, from the coding sequence ATGGAAGAACATGAGTTAAAGGCCGTAATTCGTGAATATGATAAAGCTATTCAAAATGAGGAGCTTGATACGTTAATGAACTATTATACAGATGACGCAGTTCTAGTTGTGAAACAAGGAATGATTGCAAAAGGAAAAGAGGAAATCAAAAAAGCCTTTATTGCAATTGCGAAATATTTTAATAATAGCATTGTTCCAACCCAAGGAGAGATGGTGATCTTAGAAGCAGGAGATACAGCTCTTGTTCTTTCACAAACGTTTCTTGATGCCAATAAAGAAGATTCCAAATATCCAATGGAGAGAAGAGCAACATATGTATTTCGAAAAAATGCAGAAGGAAGATGGCTTTGTGCCATTGATAACTCATATGGTACAGATTTGATTCCAAGCGAAGAATAG
- a CDS encoding aldo/keto reductase: MPWFGLGVFKVEDGSEVIESVKSAIKAGYISIDTAAVYGNEEGVGKGIADSGVDRERLFVTSKVWNSDQGYESTLKAFDTTLEKLGLEYLDLYLIHWPVEGKYKETWKALEKLYKDGRIRAIGVSNFQIHHLEDLLTDAEIVPMVNQVEYHPHLTQKELHAFCKDKGIQLEAWSPLKQGELLQDETITRIADKYNKSAAQVILRWDLQNEVVTIPKSTKEHRIIQNADIFDFQLTKEEMNEINALNKNERVGPDPDNFDF, encoded by the coding sequence ATGCCTTGGTTTGGGCTAGGTGTATTCAAAGTTGAGGATGGATCAGAAGTAATTGAATCTGTGAAATCAGCAATCAAAGCAGGTTACATTAGCATTGATACTGCTGCTGTATATGGAAATGAAGAAGGTGTTGGAAAAGGTATTGCTGATTCTGGAGTTGACCGTGAACGCCTCTTTGTAACCTCTAAAGTTTGGAACAGTGATCAAGGATATGAATCAACATTAAAAGCATTTGATACAACGCTTGAAAAGCTTGGTCTTGAATACCTTGATTTATATTTAATTCACTGGCCTGTTGAAGGAAAGTATAAAGAAACGTGGAAAGCACTTGAGAAATTATATAAAGATGGACGCATTCGTGCTATTGGGGTTAGTAACTTCCAAATTCATCATTTAGAAGATTTACTAACAGATGCTGAAATTGTACCGATGGTAAACCAAGTAGAGTATCATCCACACCTTACTCAAAAAGAACTTCATGCTTTTTGTAAAGATAAAGGTATTCAGCTTGAAGCATGGTCTCCGCTTAAGCAAGGGGAGCTTTTGCAAGATGAAACAATCACTCGTATTGCTGACAAGTATAATAAATCAGCAGCACAAGTAATTTTACGTTGGGATTTACAAAATGAAGTTGTAACAATTCCAAAATCAACAAAGGAACATCGTATTATTCAAAATGCTGATATTTTTGATTTCCAATTAACAAAAGAAGAAATGAATGAAATTAATGCTCTAAACAAAAATGAGCGAGTTGGTCCGGACCCAGATAATTTCGACTTCTAA
- a CDS encoding YhcU family protein gives MKVLNAATPEMETYIEEMSEHLVYNILPCYFSQEEIQTYKNVQFLSISYAKQKVYNGFLHEALKVISSMQTITNLIETVQTREITNQDRKLFHHNISILEKYGFLFPFEMDYFSKERYQITQGHYEYRFIVN, from the coding sequence GTGAAAGTTTTAAATGCCGCAACACCAGAGATGGAGACATACATAGAAGAGATGAGCGAGCACTTAGTCTACAATATTTTACCTTGCTACTTTTCTCAGGAAGAGATCCAAACATACAAAAATGTTCAGTTTCTCTCAATAAGCTATGCAAAGCAAAAAGTATATAATGGCTTTTTACATGAAGCTTTAAAGGTTATTAGCAGCATGCAAACGATTACTAATCTTATTGAAACTGTTCAAACGAGAGAAATTACAAACCAGGATCGAAAGCTTTTTCATCATAATATTTCTATTTTAGAGAAATATGGGTTTTTATTTCCGTTTGAAATGGATTATTTCTCGAAAGAACGTTATCAGATTACACAAGGACATTATGAATATCGCTTCATTGTGAACTAA
- a CDS encoding bifunctional GNAT family N-acetyltransferase/carbon-nitrogen hydrolase family protein, with protein sequence MSEIDLSKFEKKVIMRNIEHKDIEKIIELQELCFPGMNPWKKDQLQSHLDIFPEGQICVEFDGEIIGSCSSLIINFDEYDDKHTWDDITDEGYITNHNSDGYNLYGIEVMVHPQFRGMKIGRRLYEARRDLARAHNLKSIIIGGRIPNYHKYADEFTPREYVEEVKEHKIYDPVLSFQLMNGFTVMRINPNYLPDDAASNQYATLMEWNNIDYVAKSKRHYKTSFPVRICVVQYAMKQINSFEDFAQQAEYYIDVAYDAGADFCVFPEIFTTQLMSFLNEHIPRKAVQRVTEYTEEYIELFTDLAVKYNVNIIGGSHFVEEDEHIYNIAYLFRRDGTIEKQYKLHITPNERKWWGISAGEEVEVFDTDCGPIAIQICYDIEFPELARIATEKGAKIIFTPFCTEDRQGYLRVRYCAQSRAVENQIYTVIAGTVGNLPQVENMDIQYAQSAIFAPSDFEFARDGIVGECNPNIEMVVIGDVDLEILRRQRQSGTVRQLKDRRRDIYTVHYKK encoded by the coding sequence ATGTCAGAAATCGATTTATCCAAATTTGAGAAGAAAGTTATTATGCGTAATATTGAACATAAAGACATTGAAAAAATTATTGAGCTTCAAGAGCTTTGCTTTCCTGGAATGAACCCATGGAAAAAAGATCAGCTTCAAAGTCATCTGGATATTTTTCCAGAAGGCCAGATCTGTGTCGAGTTTGATGGAGAAATTATTGGGTCTTGTTCAAGCTTAATTATAAACTTTGATGAGTATGACGATAAACACACGTGGGATGATATAACAGACGAAGGTTATATTACAAATCACAATAGTGATGGCTATAACTTGTATGGAATTGAAGTTATGGTTCACCCTCAATTTCGAGGAATGAAAATTGGGCGCCGTCTTTATGAAGCTCGTAGAGATTTAGCGCGAGCTCACAATTTAAAAAGCATTATTATTGGAGGAAGAATTCCTAATTATCATAAATATGCAGATGAATTTACGCCACGTGAATATGTAGAAGAAGTGAAAGAACATAAAATTTATGATCCTGTTCTTTCATTCCAGCTTATGAATGGGTTTACCGTTATGCGAATTAATCCAAACTATTTGCCTGATGATGCAGCTTCAAATCAGTATGCGACGCTTATGGAGTGGAACAATATTGATTATGTAGCAAAATCAAAGCGTCACTACAAAACATCTTTTCCAGTAAGGATTTGTGTAGTACAGTATGCAATGAAACAAATTAACTCATTTGAAGATTTTGCACAGCAAGCTGAATATTATATTGATGTTGCATATGATGCTGGAGCTGATTTCTGCGTATTCCCCGAAATCTTTACAACACAGCTTATGTCATTTTTAAATGAGCATATTCCTAGAAAAGCTGTTCAGCGTGTAACAGAGTATACTGAAGAATACATTGAGCTTTTTACAGATCTTGCTGTAAAGTACAATGTTAACATTATTGGTGGATCACATTTTGTAGAAGAAGATGAGCATATTTATAACATCGCGTATCTTTTCAGAAGAGATGGAACAATTGAAAAGCAATATAAGCTTCACATTACACCAAATGAGCGAAAATGGTGGGGAATTTCGGCTGGAGAAGAAGTGGAAGTATTTGATACAGACTGTGGGCCAATTGCTATTCAAATTTGCTATGACATTGAATTTCCTGAGCTTGCACGTATTGCGACAGAAAAAGGAGCCAAAATTATCTTTACTCCGTTCTGTACAGAGGATCGCCAAGGCTATTTACGTGTGCGCTATTGTGCTCAATCAAGAGCAGTGGAAAACCAGATTTATACTGTTATCGCAGGAACAGTTGGAAACTTACCGCAAGTGGAGAATATGGATATTCAATATGCTCAGTCCGCTATTTTTGCACCTTCTGATTTTGAATTTGCACGCGATGGCATTGTAGGCGAGTGCAATCCTAATATTGAAATGGTCGTTATTGGAGATGTTGATTTAGAAATTCTACGTCGCCAACGCCAGTCAGGAACAGTTCGACAGTTAAAAGATCGTCGTCGTGATATTTACACTGTTCACTATAAGAAGTAA
- a CDS encoding glycerol-3-phosphate responsive antiterminator yields the protein MSFEDQQVIPAIRDMKQLERFLRSPYQYGVLLECYLGHLKGIARAAQEHDKKLIFHVDLISGLKHDEHAVDFLCQEIKPAGIISTRLNVILKAKQKGVYAIQRVFLLDSQALEKSFAVINKGKPDYIELLPGVVPHLIKEVKKKTNTPVLAGGLIRAEHEIKKALEAGAAAVTTSNEELWKKK from the coding sequence GTGAGCTTTGAAGATCAACAAGTTATACCAGCTATTCGCGATATGAAGCAGCTTGAACGTTTTTTACGTTCTCCGTATCAATATGGAGTTTTATTGGAATGTTATTTAGGACATTTAAAGGGAATAGCACGTGCGGCTCAAGAGCACGATAAAAAGCTAATTTTCCATGTTGATTTAATTAGTGGTCTAAAACACGATGAACATGCTGTGGATTTTTTATGTCAGGAAATTAAGCCTGCTGGTATTATTTCAACGCGTTTAAATGTAATTCTAAAAGCTAAACAAAAAGGGGTATATGCCATTCAGCGCGTTTTTCTTTTAGACAGTCAAGCACTTGAAAAAAGCTTCGCTGTTATTAATAAAGGAAAACCAGACTACATAGAGCTCCTTCCTGGAGTTGTTCCACACCTTATTAAGGAAGTAAAGAAAAAAACGAATACCCCTGTCCTTGCAGGAGGACTTATTCGAGCAGAGCATGAAATTAAAAAAGCATTGGAAGCAGGAGCTGCAGCTGTTACAACGTCTAATGAGGAGCTTTGGAAAAAAAAGTAG
- a CDS encoding MIP/aquaporin family protein translates to MGTFTAEIVGTMILIILGGGVCAGVNLKKSLAHKSDWIVITFGWGLAVTMGVYAVGSVSGAHLNPAVTIGMALAGQFAWGDVPLYILAQMIGAFLGAVIVYFHYLPHWKATDDPGAKLGVFSTGPAIYHPFSNLLSEMIGTFILVLGLLTIGANKFTEGLNPLIVGFLILSIGLSLGGTTGYAINPARDLGPRIAHALLPIAGKGDSNWKYAWIPVVGPILGGSLGAVFYKIIFEGTTSAVYWGVVAIVVVILALAYRMSKKQDYVAGEIKRELN, encoded by the coding sequence ATGGGTACTTTTACAGCGGAAATAGTCGGGACAATGATTTTAATTATACTAGGCGGAGGAGTTTGCGCAGGGGTTAACTTAAAAAAATCACTTGCTCATAAAAGTGACTGGATTGTAATTACTTTTGGCTGGGGATTAGCAGTAACAATGGGAGTTTACGCAGTTGGAAGTGTAAGCGGTGCACATTTGAATCCAGCTGTAACAATTGGAATGGCATTAGCTGGCCAGTTTGCTTGGGGAGATGTTCCACTTTATATTTTAGCTCAAATGATTGGAGCCTTTTTAGGAGCAGTTATTGTTTACTTTCATTATTTACCACACTGGAAAGCAACGGATGACCCAGGAGCAAAGCTTGGCGTATTTTCAACAGGACCAGCTATCTATCACCCGTTTTCAAACTTATTAAGTGAGATGATTGGAACATTCATTCTTGTTCTAGGATTATTAACAATAGGAGCAAATAAGTTTACAGAAGGCTTAAACCCGCTTATCGTTGGGTTCCTTATTTTAAGTATTGGTCTTTCTCTAGGGGGAACAACAGGATATGCAATTAACCCCGCAAGAGACTTAGGACCACGTATTGCACATGCATTACTTCCGATCGCAGGAAAAGGAGATTCAAACTGGAAATATGCATGGATTCCTGTTGTTGGGCCTATTCTTGGTGGAAGTTTAGGGGCAGTATTTTATAAAATAATATTTGAAGGAACAACAAGTGCTGTATATTGGGGAGTAGTAGCCATTGTGGTTGTAATATTAGCATTGGCGTACCGTATGTCTAAGAAACAAGACTACGTAGCAGGAGAAATAAAAAGAGAACTAAACTAA
- the glpK gene encoding glycerol kinase GlpK encodes MSTYILALDQGTTSSRAILFNKKGEIVHTSQKEFTQYFPNPGWVEHNANEIWSSILSCIASCLSESGVKANQVEGIGITNQRETTVVWDKNTGQPVYNAIVWQSRQTSSICNELKEKGYNDTFRDKTGLLIDAYFAGTKVKWILDNVDGAREKAENGELLFGTIDTWLIWKLSGGKAHVTDYSNASRTLMFNIYDLKWDEELLEILGVPASMLPEVKASSEVYAETIDYHFFGQKVPIAGAAGDQQSALFGQACFEKGMAKNTYGTGCFMLMNTGEKAVKSEHGLLTTIAWGIDGKVEYALEGSIFVAGSAIQWLRDGLRMFNNAADSQKYAERVESTDGVYMVPAFVGLGTPYWDSDVRGAMFGLTRGTKKEHFVRATLESLAYQTRDVLDAMKEDAEMEIKRLRVDGGAVKNDFLMQFQSDILDVPVERPTINETTALGAAYLAGLAVGFWESRDEIAEKWDVEKAFESKMEDDQRTKLYGGWKKAVEAAMVFK; translated from the coding sequence ATGAGCACATACATTTTAGCATTAGATCAAGGAACAACAAGCTCAAGAGCTATTTTATTTAACAAAAAAGGCGAAATTGTTCATACATCACAGAAAGAATTTACACAATATTTTCCAAACCCTGGCTGGGTTGAACACAATGCAAATGAAATTTGGAGCTCCATTTTATCTTGTATTGCATCGTGTTTATCAGAATCCGGAGTAAAAGCAAATCAAGTTGAGGGAATTGGAATTACAAATCAGCGTGAAACAACAGTTGTATGGGATAAAAATACAGGCCAACCTGTTTATAATGCGATTGTTTGGCAATCACGCCAAACAAGCAGTATTTGCAATGAACTAAAAGAAAAAGGCTATAACGATACGTTCCGTGATAAAACAGGGCTTTTAATTGATGCTTATTTTGCAGGCACAAAAGTAAAATGGATTTTAGATAATGTAGATGGAGCACGTGAGAAAGCAGAAAATGGTGAGCTGTTATTTGGGACAATTGATACGTGGCTTATTTGGAAGCTATCTGGTGGAAAAGCGCACGTTACAGACTATTCAAATGCCTCACGTACGCTTATGTTTAATATCTATGATTTAAAATGGGATGAAGAATTGCTAGAGATTCTAGGTGTCCCAGCGTCTATGCTTCCAGAAGTAAAGGCGTCTTCAGAAGTATATGCAGAAACAATTGATTACCACTTTTTTGGTCAAAAAGTACCTATTGCAGGAGCAGCTGGTGACCAGCAGTCAGCACTCTTTGGGCAAGCGTGCTTTGAAAAAGGGATGGCTAAAAATACGTATGGCACAGGTTGTTTCATGCTTATGAACACAGGAGAAAAAGCTGTTAAGTCTGAGCACGGTTTGTTAACAACGATTGCATGGGGGATTGATGGAAAAGTAGAGTATGCGCTTGAAGGTAGTATTTTTGTAGCTGGTTCGGCTATTCAATGGCTTCGAGATGGGCTTCGTATGTTTAATAATGCTGCAGACAGTCAAAAATACGCGGAGCGTGTTGAATCAACAGATGGAGTTTATATGGTCCCTGCTTTTGTTGGATTAGGAACACCGTATTGGGATAGCGATGTACGTGGTGCAATGTTTGGATTGACTCGTGGAACTAAAAAAGAGCATTTTGTTCGAGCAACACTTGAATCACTAGCTTATCAAACACGTGATGTCCTTGATGCTATGAAAGAAGATGCAGAAATGGAAATCAAGCGTTTGCGTGTTGATGGAGGAGCTGTTAAAAATGATTTTCTCATGCAGTTCCAAAGCGATATTTTAGATGTTCCTGTTGAAAGACCTACAATTAATGAAACGACAGCTCTTGGAGCAGCATACCTTGCAGGGCTTGCTGTTGGGTTCTGGGAAAGTCGTGATGAAATAGCAGAGAAGTGGGATGTTGAAAAAGCATTTGAATCGAAAATGGAAGACGATCAGCGTACGAAGTTGTACGGTGGATGGAAAAAAGCTGTTGAAGCAGCAATGGTGTTCAAATAA
- a CDS encoding glycerol-3-phosphate dehydrogenase/oxidase: MSFSGENRAATLSEMEKQQFDVLVIGGGITGSGIALDGATRGLKMGLVEMQDFAGGTSSRSTKLVHGGLRYLKQFEVKMVAEVGKERAIVYENAPHVTTPEWMMLPFHKGGTFGSFTTSIGLRMYDFLAGVKRSERRQMFSRKETLRREPLVKAENLRGGGYYVEYKTDDARLTIEVAKKAVEKGATLVNYAKVESFLYEDNKVVGAVVVDQTTKKAYQIYAKKIINAAGPWVDTLREEDRSKEGKTLVHTKGIHLVIDAERFPLQQAIYFDTPDGRMVFAIPRDGKTYVGTTDTVYDGDLVHPRMTKADREYVIKSINYMFPAVNITEKDVESSWTGLRPLINEQGKGASEISRKDEIWESKSGLITIAGGKLTGYRKMAEMVLDSVTKKIEEEYNVSFLPCQTKHLSLSGGEFGGSQKFERFVKQKVEEGTKIGLDRKQAEKLAKRYGSNVDKVFEYVKNGEHANVPPAVYAQVMYGLEYEMVVKPVDFFIRRTGALFFNISWVHEWKVEVINLMASKLGWTHEQKELYRQELEKHLHDAVVPVDEEDDTALAQ, from the coding sequence ATGAGTTTTTCAGGGGAAAATCGTGCTGCGACATTAAGCGAAATGGAGAAGCAGCAGTTTGATGTATTAGTTATCGGTGGCGGTATTACAGGAAGTGGAATTGCTTTAGACGGAGCAACGCGCGGGTTGAAAATGGGACTTGTAGAAATGCAGGATTTCGCAGGAGGAACGTCAAGTCGTTCTACAAAGCTTGTGCACGGTGGACTGCGTTATTTAAAACAGTTTGAAGTAAAAATGGTAGCGGAAGTTGGAAAAGAAAGAGCTATTGTATACGAAAATGCACCGCATGTTACAACACCGGAGTGGATGATGCTTCCTTTCCATAAAGGAGGAACGTTTGGAAGTTTCACAACATCGATCGGTCTTCGCATGTATGACTTTCTTGCAGGTGTTAAACGAAGCGAGCGACGTCAAATGTTCTCCCGAAAAGAAACATTAAGACGTGAGCCGCTTGTGAAAGCTGAGAACCTACGAGGTGGCGGCTACTATGTTGAATATAAAACAGATGATGCTCGCCTGACTATCGAAGTAGCGAAGAAAGCAGTTGAAAAAGGAGCTACTCTTGTAAATTATGCCAAAGTAGAAAGCTTTCTTTACGAAGATAACAAAGTTGTGGGAGCGGTTGTTGTAGATCAGACAACTAAAAAAGCGTACCAAATTTATGCTAAAAAGATTATTAATGCTGCAGGACCTTGGGTTGATACACTTCGTGAAGAAGATCGCTCAAAAGAAGGCAAAACGCTTGTTCATACAAAAGGAATTCACTTAGTTATTGATGCAGAACGTTTCCCATTACAGCAAGCCATTTATTTTGATACACCTGATGGCCGCATGGTATTTGCCATTCCACGTGATGGAAAAACTTATGTTGGTACAACTGATACAGTTTATGATGGAGATCTTGTTCATCCGAGAATGACAAAAGCAGACCGTGAATATGTCATTAAATCAATTAACTACATGTTTCCGGCTGTAAACATTACCGAGAAAGATGTAGAATCAAGCTGGACGGGACTTCGCCCGCTTATTAATGAACAAGGAAAAGGGGCTTCTGAAATTTCGCGTAAAGATGAAATTTGGGAATCCAAATCAGGCTTAATTACAATTGCAGGGGGCAAGCTAACAGGCTATCGTAAAATGGCTGAAATGGTTTTAGATTCTGTAACGAAAAAAATCGAAGAGGAATACAATGTTTCGTTTCTTCCTTGTCAAACTAAACATCTTTCACTTTCAGGAGGAGAGTTTGGAGGATCTCAGAAATTTGAAAGATTTGTAAAACAAAAAGTGGAAGAAGGAACAAAGATTGGTCTTGATCGCAAACAAGCTGAAAAATTAGCGAAACGCTATGGTTCAAATGTTGATAAAGTATTTGAGTATGTGAAAAATGGTGAACATGCAAATGTTCCTCCCGCTGTTTATGCTCAAGTTATGTACGGACTAGAATATGAGATGGTTGTAAAACCTGTTGACTTTTTCATTCGCCGTACTGGAGCGCTTTTCTTCAATATTTCATGGGTACATGAATGGAAAGTTGAAGTTATTAATCTTATGGCTTCAAAACTAGGCTGGACGCATGAACAAAAAGAATTATATAGACAAGAACTTGAAAAACATCTTCATGATGCAGTTGTTCCTGTTGATGAAGAAGATGACACAGCTCTTGCACAGTAA